The Chloroflexota bacterium genome window below encodes:
- a CDS encoding 2-dehydropantoate 2-reductase, producing MKFAIYGAGAIGAYMGAKLSVAGQDVALIARGPHLAAMQERGVVVRSPDGDFSASVFATSDAAEVGHADVVVLAVKAHGLTAIAPLLRPLLGPDTVVLPAQNGIPWWYFQRHGGAWEGTRLESVDPGGVITEHVPAESIVGCVVYPAATIVEPGVIEHEEGNRFSLGELDGTTSERAKEISAALGSAGLRAPVRANIRQEIWVKLMGNLAFNPISALTQAGMAEIAQDPDAAGVARAMMGEAYSVATALGVEIPISVDQRMAGAEKVGDHKTSMLQDVELARPIEIGGLVGVVLELGRLVGVPMPTTSAVYACAKLLGAKTLAAAGR from the coding sequence ATGAAGTTTGCTATCTACGGCGCCGGGGCCATTGGGGCGTACATGGGCGCCAAGCTGAGCGTCGCGGGGCAGGACGTCGCGCTCATCGCGCGGGGGCCGCACCTGGCGGCGATGCAGGAGCGGGGCGTCGTGGTGCGCAGCCCCGACGGGGACTTTTCCGCCAGCGTCTTCGCCACCAGCGACGCGGCCGAGGTGGGCCACGCCGACGTGGTGGTGCTGGCCGTGAAGGCACACGGGCTGACGGCCATCGCGCCGCTGCTGAGGCCGCTGCTGGGGCCGGACACCGTGGTGCTGCCGGCGCAGAACGGCATCCCGTGGTGGTACTTCCAGCGGCACGGCGGCGCGTGGGAGGGCACGCGGCTGGAGAGCGTCGACCCGGGGGGCGTCATCACGGAGCACGTGCCCGCCGAGAGCATCGTCGGCTGCGTGGTGTACCCGGCCGCGACCATCGTGGAGCCGGGGGTCATCGAGCACGAGGAGGGGAACCGGTTCTCGCTCGGCGAGCTGGACGGCACGACGTCGGAGCGGGCCAAGGAGATCTCGGCGGCGCTGGGGAGCGCGGGGCTGCGGGCGCCGGTGCGCGCCAACATCCGGCAGGAGATATGGGTCAAGCTGATGGGCAACCTCGCGTTCAACCCGATCAGCGCGCTCACGCAGGCGGGCATGGCGGAGATCGCGCAGGACCCGGACGCCGCGGGGGTTGCCCGGGCGATGATGGGAGAGGCGTACTCCGTCGCGACGGCGCTGGGCGTCGAGATCCCCATCAGCGTCGACCAGCGCATGGCGGGGGCGGAGAAGGTGGGCGACCACAAGACCTCAATGCTGCAGGACGTCGAGCTGGCGCGGCCGATCGAGATCGGCGGGCTGGTGGGGGTCGTGCTGGAGCTGGGGAGGCTGGTGGGGGTGCCGATGCCGACCACCTCGGCGGTGTACGCGTGCGCCAAGCTGCTGGGCGCGAAGACGCTGGCGGCGGCGGGGCGGTAG
- a CDS encoding acyl--CoA ligase, whose amino-acid sequence MATGTQAQTLREVLDYGAGDHAALVAPDGPSITYDDLRAQVDRLRVQLRELGIGKDDRVAIVLPNGLESIVTFLTVTAAATAAPLNAAYKIDEFAFYLDDTNASAVITGPEGGEAIVEVAPAGALHIVATMDDAGQVNFAAAGGGDGASASDSPWPATDDVALVLHTSGTTSRPKRVPLTHRNLTTSLRNIAATYDLTEEDVALCVMPLFHVHGLVASTLSTLQTGGTVVAPPRFNPLNFWPVVKEHSVTWYSAVPTMHQALLARARSTKPEVPETLRFIRSCSAALPPVVMDELEQQFRVPVLEAYGMTEAAHQMASNPLPPGNRLPGAVGPGTGVEVAIMDEEGTLLIAGERGEVVIRGENVISGYENNPEANATSFTNGWFRTGDEGMLDGEGYLTLTGRLKEMINRSGEKISPLEIDNALLDHPAVAEAVAFGVAHQTHGEEASAAVVLNGEVTPQELVAFCRTKLADYKCPRVIHVMEEIPRGPTGKIQRRFLTEMFSK is encoded by the coding sequence ATGGCGACCGGCACACAGGCGCAGACACTTCGGGAGGTCCTGGACTACGGCGCGGGAGACCACGCCGCGCTGGTGGCCCCCGACGGGCCCTCGATCACGTACGACGACCTGCGGGCGCAGGTGGACCGGCTGCGGGTGCAGCTGCGGGAGCTGGGCATCGGGAAGGACGACCGGGTGGCGATCGTGCTGCCGAACGGGCTGGAGTCGATCGTGACGTTCCTGACGGTGACGGCAGCGGCGACGGCCGCGCCGCTGAACGCGGCGTACAAGATCGACGAGTTTGCGTTCTACCTGGACGACACGAACGCGTCGGCGGTCATCACGGGGCCGGAGGGCGGCGAGGCGATCGTCGAGGTGGCGCCGGCCGGGGCGCTGCACATCGTCGCGACGATGGACGACGCGGGGCAGGTGAACTTCGCCGCGGCGGGCGGGGGGGACGGGGCGAGCGCGAGCGACTCGCCGTGGCCGGCGACGGACGACGTCGCGCTGGTGCTGCACACGAGCGGGACGACGTCGCGGCCGAAGCGGGTGCCGCTGACGCACCGGAACCTGACGACGTCGCTGCGGAACATCGCGGCGACGTACGACCTGACGGAGGAGGACGTGGCGCTGTGCGTCATGCCGCTCTTCCACGTGCACGGGCTGGTCGCGTCGACGCTCTCGACGCTGCAGACGGGCGGGACGGTGGTGGCGCCGCCGCGCTTCAACCCGCTGAACTTCTGGCCGGTGGTGAAGGAGCACAGCGTCACGTGGTACTCGGCGGTGCCGACGATGCACCAGGCGCTGCTGGCGCGGGCGCGGAGCACGAAGCCGGAGGTGCCGGAGACGCTGCGGTTCATCCGGAGCTGCAGCGCGGCGCTGCCGCCGGTGGTGATGGACGAGTTGGAGCAGCAGTTCAGGGTGCCGGTGCTGGAGGCGTACGGGATGACGGAGGCGGCGCACCAGATGGCGTCGAACCCGCTGCCGCCGGGGAACCGGCTGCCGGGGGCGGTCGGGCCGGGGACGGGGGTCGAGGTCGCGATCATGGACGAGGAGGGCACGCTGCTCATCGCCGGGGAGCGGGGCGAGGTGGTCATTCGCGGCGAGAACGTGATCTCGGGCTACGAGAACAACCCGGAGGCCAATGCGACGTCGTTCACCAACGGCTGGTTCCGCACGGGCGACGAGGGGATGCTGGACGGCGAGGGGTACCTGACGCTGACGGGGCGGCTGAAGGAGATGATCAATCGGAGCGGGGAGAAGATCTCGCCGCTGGAGATCGACAACGCGCTGCTGGACCACCCGGCGGTGGCGGAGGCGGTCGCCTTCGGGGTAGCGCACCAGACGCACGGCGAGGAGGCCTCGGCGGCGGTGGTGCTCAACGGCGAGGTGACGCCGCAGGAGCTGGTGGCGTTCTGCCGGACGAAGCTGGCGGACTACAAGTGCCCGCGGGTCATCCACGTGATGGAGGAGATCCCGCGCGGCCCGACGGGGAAGATCCAGCGCCGCTTCCTGACAGAGATGTTCTCCAAGTAG